From the Paenibacillus sp. FSL H8-0548 genome, one window contains:
- a CDS encoding VWA domain-containing protein yields MVLSKIDLRKKLVQITLEKKKLTNVVARVGIVLDITGSMQNLYKNGTVQEVVERILAVACKFDDNAALDVWVYDTHFSRLPSVTEKDFDQYVEKHIMNNTTIHKFGRNNEPPVMEDVIHKYTVEENSPTPVFIIFINDGGVVKPIKKVIVNAAVQPIFWQFIGIGSSDFEVLRQLDTMEGRVVDNANFFHLNDIRAISDEMLYDQLLNEFPKWIKEATEKRIIRQ; encoded by the coding sequence CTGGTTCTCTCGAAAATAGATCTGCGCAAGAAGCTAGTGCAAATCACGTTGGAGAAGAAAAAGCTGACGAATGTAGTGGCCAGAGTAGGCATCGTGCTGGATATCACCGGTTCGATGCAAAATTTGTATAAGAATGGAACCGTACAAGAAGTTGTGGAGCGGATATTAGCCGTTGCTTGTAAATTTGATGATAATGCAGCCTTGGATGTGTGGGTGTATGATACCCATTTTAGCCGGTTGCCCTCGGTGACGGAGAAGGATTTTGACCAGTATGTTGAGAAGCATATTATGAATAATACCACGATCCATAAGTTTGGTCGCAACAATGAGCCTCCTGTTATGGAAGACGTTATTCATAAATATACCGTGGAAGAAAATTCGCCGACACCTGTATTTATTATTTTTATCAATGATGGCGGTGTGGTTAAACCAATTAAGAAAGTCATTGTGAATGCGGCTGTTCAGCCTATCTTCTGGCAGTTCATAGGTATCGGAAGCTCTGATTTCGAGGTGTTAAGGCAGCTGGACACGATGGAAGGAAGAGTTGTTGATAACGCGAATTTCTTCCATCTGAACGATATCAGGGCGATCTCCGATGAAATGCTTTATGATCAGCTATTGAATGAGTTCCCGAAATGGATAAAAGAGGCAACGGAGAAGCGAATTATTCGGCAGTAA
- a CDS encoding ATP-binding protein — translation MRSHFVTVSSDLLNWDQLRQHIAFFCEKQQISQELMLQLQLVCEEWFINIITHGYQKNSKEELSLSEILFQISYNSADDEILIYFIDSAPAFDPLQQETPDVALSAEEREIGGLGIYLIKQIMDCCTYQRVDECNHLKLYKKIKLESIESK, via the coding sequence ATGAGGAGTCATTTTGTCACCGTCTCATCGGACTTGCTGAATTGGGATCAATTGAGGCAGCATATCGCTTTTTTTTGCGAGAAGCAACAGATTTCACAAGAGTTAATGCTGCAGCTGCAGCTTGTGTGTGAAGAATGGTTCATAAATATAATTACCCATGGTTATCAGAAGAACTCTAAAGAGGAGTTGTCTTTGTCAGAAATTCTCTTTCAGATCTCTTATAACAGCGCTGATGATGAGATTTTGATCTATTTTATTGATTCTGCTCCAGCCTTTGATCCATTACAGCAGGAAACGCCTGATGTCGCTCTATCTGCTGAGGAACGAGAGATTGGCGGTCTGGGGATCTATTTAATCAAGCAGATCATGGATTGCTGCACCTATCAAAGAGTTGATGAATGTAATCATTTGAAGCTTTATAAGAAAATAAAATTGGAGTCGATAGAATCCAAATGA
- a CDS encoding ATP-binding protein gives MDNILHLTSMVDAYEHPKDYLLDELIILDVILEYEIQRMLYTEEEAASADTFRGMYFSVSEAKALLDRDEPILQLTSEQELLLHQLRTRIDARLQKSKQEPIQLPIESLKIGFRLNELDIRLLIVAIAPHVNRKYLKLYAYLQDDMTSQHLTLDLMLRLCCTTLDERKYAYEIMTSPNSYMKGFFTSYPNINDLKHFSLLTEPIRLEARLIYFFLGIEWRYDGALASLKHYSSADHKELPPLLVNEDIHTHMLTYMTDKDSRMSSLIWVLQGPTGSGKTFHARHISKLLNRSLLEFDLSNAPEEQYAFGQVIDQVLLEASLTDAIPAFDRIHTLQSTQGITTGHDKRKQWLFEKLLDWTGIVFLFSEEPVKSTIRMPDTTWLNIVIPLPDLEQSQKLWEQLTQKQWLVTANEVSQLAGKFRFTPGQMITTVEEARKLEKWEDSAAFIHQSAASPSKLLHQSAYQLTNHQLQNKATKVESKFRWEDLILPNDTLQLLRQACNRIKHRHTVMHHWGFDRVLPYGRGISMMFTGPPGTGKTMSALVMAKEMEAELYRVDLSRVVSKYIGETEKNLSEIFDQARLSGAILFFDEADALFGKRSEVKDAHDKYANMETSFLLQKMEEYDGLTILATNFAQNMDDAFTRRIQFIIKYPFPSAEQREQLWRSAIPSQVPTEEIDYAFLSQTFELAGGSIKNVILTAAYLAVSEGTSVAMKHMIESVIQEYKKTGKLLLKDRLGPYAEYWKG, from the coding sequence ATGGACAATATACTTCATTTGACCTCAATGGTTGATGCATATGAGCATCCCAAAGACTATTTACTAGACGAGCTTATTATTCTTGATGTCATACTGGAATATGAGATTCAGCGCATGCTTTACACAGAGGAAGAAGCAGCATCGGCAGATACATTTCGTGGTATGTACTTCAGTGTATCGGAAGCTAAAGCTTTACTGGATAGGGATGAACCAATCTTACAGCTTACATCTGAGCAGGAACTGCTGCTGCATCAGCTCAGGACACGCATTGATGCAAGATTGCAGAAGAGCAAACAAGAGCCTATTCAATTGCCAATTGAGTCGCTGAAAATTGGTTTTCGGTTGAATGAGCTGGATATTCGGCTGCTGATCGTTGCGATTGCTCCACATGTAAATCGTAAGTATTTGAAGCTTTATGCCTATTTGCAGGATGATATGACCAGTCAGCATTTGACGCTGGATCTTATGCTTCGATTATGCTGCACGACTCTCGATGAACGTAAATATGCCTATGAGATCATGACGAGTCCCAATAGCTATATGAAGGGCTTCTTCACTTCTTACCCCAATATAAATGATTTGAAACACTTTTCACTGTTAACTGAACCGATTCGTCTCGAAGCGAGGTTGATTTACTTCTTTTTAGGCATTGAATGGCGTTATGATGGAGCGTTAGCTTCCCTTAAGCATTATTCGAGCGCTGATCATAAGGAGCTGCCTCCGTTGCTTGTTAATGAAGATATCCATACGCATATGCTAACGTATATGACCGATAAAGATTCACGTATGTCGTCTTTAATATGGGTACTTCAAGGACCAACAGGAAGCGGTAAAACCTTTCATGCGAGACATATTTCAAAACTATTGAATCGCTCTCTATTGGAATTTGATCTATCAAATGCACCGGAGGAACAATATGCTTTTGGACAGGTCATCGACCAGGTACTTCTGGAAGCTTCACTCACCGATGCGATTCCTGCCTTTGACCGAATACATACACTGCAATCTACTCAGGGCATTACTACGGGGCATGATAAGCGAAAGCAATGGTTGTTCGAGAAGCTGCTAGATTGGACAGGTATCGTATTTCTATTTAGCGAGGAGCCTGTTAAGTCGACGATTAGAATGCCAGATACGACATGGTTGAATATCGTTATCCCATTGCCAGATCTTGAACAAAGCCAGAAGTTATGGGAGCAGTTAACCCAGAAGCAATGGTTAGTAACTGCAAATGAGGTTAGTCAGCTGGCGGGGAAGTTTAGATTTACTCCAGGCCAAATGATCACTACCGTTGAAGAGGCCCGTAAGCTGGAAAAATGGGAAGATTCAGCGGCATTCATTCATCAATCAGCTGCTTCTCCTTCTAAGCTGCTGCATCAATCGGCTTATCAATTAACAAATCATCAGCTGCAAAATAAAGCCACAAAGGTAGAGTCGAAATTTAGGTGGGAGGATCTGATCCTTCCGAATGATACGCTGCAATTATTGCGGCAAGCATGCAACCGGATTAAGCATCGCCATACGGTCATGCATCATTGGGGTTTCGATCGAGTGCTGCCTTACGGCAGGGGCATCAGCATGATGTTTACTGGACCACCGGGAACAGGAAAGACGATGTCCGCATTAGTTATGGCGAAGGAAATGGAAGCTGAGCTGTATCGTGTAGATCTGTCCAGAGTTGTAAGCAAGTACATTGGTGAGACTGAGAAAAACTTGAGTGAAATTTTTGATCAAGCGAGGTTAAGCGGTGCCATCTTGTTCTTCGATGAGGCTGACGCCCTTTTTGGCAAACGATCAGAGGTTAAGGATGCTCATGATAAATATGCCAATATGGAAACCTCGTTTCTGCTTCAGAAGATGGAGGAATACGACGGTCTAACGATACTAGCGACTAACTTCGCGCAAAATATGGATGATGCTTTTACGAGAAGGATTCAATTTATTATCAAGTACCCATTTCCAAGTGCGGAGCAGAGGGAGCAACTATGGCGTTCAGCGATTCCATCGCAAGTGCCGACTGAGGAAATTGATTATGCCTTCTTGTCGCAAACCTTCGAGCTTGCTGGCGGATCGATAAAGAACGTTATCTTGACTGCAGCTTATCTTGCTGTAAGTGAAGGAACGTCGGTAGCTATGAAGCATATGATCGAAAGTGTTATACAGGAGTATAAGAAGACCGGTAAATTGCTGCTCAAGGACCGCTTAGGTCCTTACGCCGAGTATTGGAAGGGGTAA
- a CDS encoding YbjN domain-containing protein: MSIHKTDDHSSIKTNIPITFSSWNGESVTVTITRLRYQQAQAAATCIATFTVLADLMKQLVEQHWFNLLPHTITSQVRFNSKDVIEVRALLSPAISSQISARNGDVETVLAALLPDVISGTQLTHLAKSEYWYVLDAKQTASLPQVLQQSGTLRQGFKTMWTEKLINKEQSSDEVVSAVVLDLASQVEAFLQANNLKYEYFSDRIIRLRFSSTTGGTWIGLIRIEPEEDLLVLYSVFPEQIPAPLRQGISLQLMGENYDLLNGAFELDQEDGELRFRSSLICTVGWNESNFTLLLNDQIQKMEHYLPLVHQIIHEN; encoded by the coding sequence ATGAGTATACATAAAACAGATGATCATTCTAGTATCAAAACCAATATCCCTATCACCTTCTCCTCCTGGAATGGGGAATCGGTGACCGTTACGATTACACGTTTAAGATATCAGCAAGCACAAGCAGCAGCGACCTGCATCGCTACCTTTACTGTCCTTGCCGATCTCATGAAACAGCTGGTTGAACAGCATTGGTTTAATCTGCTGCCTCATACTATAACTTCACAAGTACGATTCAATTCCAAAGACGTCATCGAAGTTCGCGCGCTGCTTTCTCCAGCGATTTCGAGTCAAATTTCTGCTAGAAACGGTGATGTGGAAACCGTACTTGCTGCTCTGCTGCCTGATGTGATATCCGGAACCCAATTGACTCACCTTGCCAAGTCTGAATACTGGTATGTGCTTGATGCCAAGCAGACAGCAAGTCTCCCCCAAGTGTTACAACAATCCGGTACACTTCGCCAAGGTTTCAAGACCATGTGGACCGAGAAGCTAATAAACAAGGAGCAGTCTTCGGATGAAGTGGTGAGCGCTGTCGTGCTTGACCTGGCCTCACAAGTCGAAGCTTTCTTGCAAGCAAACAACTTAAAATATGAATATTTTAGCGATCGAATTATTCGTCTTCGATTCAGCAGCACAACCGGCGGGACATGGATCGGCTTAATACGAATCGAGCCTGAGGAGGATCTTCTCGTACTCTACTCCGTCTTTCCAGAACAAATCCCTGCTCCACTACGTCAAGGCATTTCCCTTCAGCTTATGGGAGAGAATTACGATTTACTGAATGGAGCTTTCGAGTTGGATCAAGAAGATGGCGAACTTCGCTTCCGTTCTTCCTTGATCTGCACGGTGGGCTGGAATGAATCCAACTTCACCCTGCTGCTAAACGACCAAATACAAAAGATGGAGCACTACCTGCCTCTCGTTCATCAAATCATTCATGAAAACTAG
- a CDS encoding YheC/YheD family protein, whose translation MKYKSSTLKSKWIKNSWLLKQPDLRRYVPKTMLFNRKNLATMLSMFSTVFFKPTGGTGGANIIRIKKKTGGYQIQYNTVKTYYSTMDGLYQKLKRFSNQRSFLLQKGIHLARTNGNPFDLRVMVQKTNNGNWKSTAIFAKIGSPGKVATNYNQGGKIGFLHGTLSGAGYGQASIGQMEQKLLKLGVSVGRNFERHLKGMREIGLDVALDSERKPWILEVNTRPQFYPLKNMKNKALYRRIVSYAKQYGRYK comes from the coding sequence ATGAAATATAAAAGCAGTACACTGAAAAGCAAATGGATAAAAAACAGTTGGTTGTTGAAGCAGCCGGATTTGCGCAGATATGTTCCAAAAACGATGCTTTTCAATCGGAAAAATCTAGCAACGATGCTCTCTATGTTTTCCACTGTATTCTTCAAGCCAACGGGAGGTACAGGCGGGGCAAATATCATTCGAATTAAGAAAAAAACAGGTGGTTACCAAATTCAGTACAATACGGTCAAAACGTATTACTCCACCATGGATGGCTTATATCAGAAGCTGAAACGATTTTCCAATCAAAGATCATTTTTGCTGCAAAAGGGGATTCACTTAGCGAGAACAAACGGAAATCCGTTCGATCTTCGTGTGATGGTCCAAAAAACGAATAACGGAAATTGGAAAAGCACTGCTATTTTCGCGAAAATAGGCAGTCCGGGCAAGGTAGCCACAAATTATAATCAAGGCGGTAAAATAGGTTTTCTTCATGGAACGCTTTCAGGTGCAGGATATGGTCAGGCCTCGATTGGGCAAATGGAGCAAAAGCTATTGAAGCTAGGTGTCTCCGTTGGGAGGAATTTTGAGCGTCATTTAAAAGGAATGAGGGAGATCGGCCTCGATGTAGCTTTGGATTCAGAGCGCAAGCCATGGATTCTTGAAGTTAATACGAGACCACAATTTTATCCGTTGAAGAACATGAAAAATAAGGCGCTATATCGACGAATCGTTTCCTATGCGAAGCAATATGGAAGATACAAATAA
- a CDS encoding GAF domain-containing SpoIIE family protein phosphatase produces the protein MFIKIAIGLLGAALCFALALIWKLNLERSRTAALLDIGLRLSSTIKRKELLEIIMETTARTLHAEGSSIILVDEKTGELYFEVATGEKNDEIKQIRLKAGEGIAGLVASSGESVLIADVSKDQRWSNRVSAKVKVPTRNMICVPVRSNGKTLGVLQVINKKGNLAFNGQDLRLLEMISSPAAIALENMLLYEALLESMENLRITTAEKERMESEMKIAKDIQHSFLPGEVLRTADIDLYACLIPAREVGGDFYHFIQLDEDRLLVCLGDVSDKGMPAALFMSGLMIWIKAKASSDRSPAAIIGQINREISTEDSTMFATIFLAILNTKTGKLTYCDGGHCTPYVLSGDKISELHGVKSLPIGIFVDTGYEDCEIQLSSGDSIVLYTDGITEAENANGEWFGTERLRQTLQHVTEKSPAIITQTLRQEVLSFSNQYVQSDDIAMMVLKYTACNDNIS, from the coding sequence GTGTTCATCAAAATAGCGATCGGCTTGCTAGGTGCTGCATTATGTTTTGCTTTGGCTTTAATTTGGAAATTGAACTTGGAACGAAGCCGAACAGCTGCCTTATTGGATATTGGCTTGCGTCTCAGTTCGACCATTAAGCGCAAGGAGCTGCTGGAGATTATTATGGAAACAACGGCTCGCACACTCCATGCCGAAGGCTCATCTATTATTTTAGTCGATGAAAAAACGGGAGAATTATATTTTGAGGTGGCAACGGGAGAGAAGAATGACGAGATTAAGCAGATTCGACTGAAAGCTGGTGAAGGCATTGCTGGATTGGTGGCTTCCAGTGGTGAATCCGTCCTCATTGCCGATGTGAGCAAGGATCAGCGTTGGTCGAATCGAGTATCTGCCAAAGTAAAAGTCCCAACTCGCAATATGATCTGTGTACCCGTACGCTCCAATGGTAAAACGTTAGGTGTGCTGCAGGTGATCAATAAAAAGGGGAACCTGGCATTTAACGGGCAGGATCTTCGTTTGCTAGAGATGATATCTTCTCCAGCGGCGATTGCGCTTGAAAATATGCTTCTGTATGAAGCACTGCTTGAATCGATGGAAAATTTACGTATAACGACCGCTGAGAAAGAGCGTATGGAAAGCGAAATGAAAATTGCGAAGGATATTCAGCACAGCTTTCTCCCTGGTGAAGTGCTTAGAACTGCGGACATCGATTTATATGCCTGTCTCATTCCGGCACGCGAGGTCGGCGGGGATTTCTATCATTTTATTCAGCTGGATGAGGATCGTTTGCTCGTTTGCTTAGGTGATGTATCGGATAAGGGAATGCCTGCTGCATTGTTTATGTCCGGACTAATGATCTGGATTAAGGCCAAAGCAAGCTCTGATCGTTCTCCTGCGGCCATTATTGGGCAGATAAATCGAGAGATCAGCACCGAGGATTCAACGATGTTTGCTACCATTTTTCTTGCTATACTGAATACAAAAACAGGAAAACTGACCTATTGTGACGGCGGGCATTGTACGCCTTATGTATTGTCTGGGGATAAGATTAGTGAATTGCATGGTGTGAAGAGCCTGCCAATTGGTATTTTCGTAGATACTGGGTATGAAGATTGTGAGATTCAACTGAGTTCAGGCGATTCAATTGTGTTGTATACCGATGGAATTACGGAAGCAGAAAATGCTAATGGGGAATGGTTTGGTACCGAACGATTGCGCCAGACCTTGCAGCACGTAACGGAGAAATCCCCTGCGATAATTACGCAGACATTACGTCAAGAAGTGCTTTCATTTTCGAATCAATACGTACAATCTGACGACATTGCTATGATGGTATTAAAATACACCGCATGTAACGACAATATTAGCTAA
- a CDS encoding STAS domain-containing protein, with amino-acid sequence MMMNVEQEGEICIINLIGRLDGTTMGEVEQRFLELLGQGYKQFVFDLIELEYISSAGLRVMLLSVKKTRAIAGKIALCRLNANVQEVFQISGFSTIFEIFPARDDALQFIRA; translated from the coding sequence ATGATGATGAATGTAGAGCAAGAAGGTGAAATCTGTATCATTAACCTGATAGGCAGACTGGATGGAACGACGATGGGGGAAGTGGAACAGCGTTTTCTAGAGCTGCTAGGACAAGGGTATAAGCAATTCGTATTTGATTTGATCGAGTTGGAGTATATCAGCAGTGCAGGTCTTAGAGTGATGCTGCTTTCTGTGAAAAAAACGAGAGCGATTGCCGGGAAAATTGCGCTATGCAGGTTGAATGCCAATGTACAGGAAGTATTTCAAATTTCCGGATTTTCCACAATCTTCGAGATCTTCCCTGCGCGAGATGATGCATTGCAATTCATACGAGCATAG
- a CDS encoding cyclic nucleotide-binding domain-containing protein, with translation MLTGIQTLFQLRYEDRRKVWVMGTVFFLAGISEMINYTSFMAIFNSRVGTQYLPMMYLIEAILLPLEGWLLSFFSQRISKPRFMVGLYSFFISIGLLNGIVLLIFRYAGIQWIGFYILLFLASNFVVRQQTLLMWSTAFDLCPTQQAKRVMPIFVLSAIVGGIIAGVISSTLAPLLGPELLYMLAVVLLLLGLPNFWRSIKQYLLPLTFNKNGDSEVKMAVSSMYYLKQTLRSPFLLTVIGIMTLMPAVYFLIEYQYFTSAQEVFASEAELTSFYGLMVIILFCAAFFLQLFATRLMDWLGASNTIFAITIIFLGCFLFVSLLVSSEMALAVVSVGYSLIYLLLYYFAEPSYQFFFKMLPIQHRDGFRYTAQGIAASAGILLGSLVSMLHSELGISLTWQAVIGTCLAAALVLLAWGARHLYIKELVRFLEVSTDAAKDFLSEFLETMKHDRVRRTLVEQLKHSDEAVQRFTLELLSSQLDHAFSKALWDYVKMHTGERRALGIAAIHPDGWRQLPSETMEELLKDRDEQVRAIAYRQLFASNRGAAASSLEKSIEAARTDESMLVQAEAWRVMEENTVLLDDLRRMLGEGMGSAVLASQIIGERKMQSLYFDVMMCLLSQTTIVKLNAVSAMGKMGGSEVVSSLMELLVGADKELRLAIEEALIEGGAAGMPELVRFISSPNDEIWRTAVSVASAIGSDQEIREIVVPSCIQRLQALSASHAVVARIEAMNKQEWTSLAKSRVEEMTGYILDTIWNIMIRFGDERSIPQLRRAVEDQDEEIRDHGLEILSEGLGSSKLDSTLLAFYRGRSFAEGKSSRKQSMDSFEGEVTDPWLQALAVKSGAVEGGALLMNNWEYLSALDKIVFLKQVSLFQDISIEELGRIASIAHEKTYHNGEFLMKQGEASQAIVIIIEGHVEVSGKNDDGTEGTIGVLGSKQTIGEAGLFDDRPSLVSAEVLFDHARVLEIEGAEAARLVRLYPDIGIGLLRSISQRLRTLEHMLLKLG, from the coding sequence GTGCTGACAGGAATACAAACATTATTTCAATTAAGATACGAAGACAGGCGGAAGGTATGGGTCATGGGAACCGTGTTTTTTCTTGCGGGTATTTCCGAGATGATCAACTACACGTCATTTATGGCTATCTTTAATAGTCGTGTAGGTACGCAGTATTTGCCCATGATGTACTTAATAGAAGCGATTCTTCTCCCTTTGGAGGGATGGCTTCTTTCGTTTTTTTCACAGCGTATTTCTAAGCCCAGATTTATGGTGGGGCTTTATAGCTTTTTTATTTCAATAGGGCTGCTCAATGGGATTGTTCTGCTCATTTTTCGTTATGCAGGAATTCAATGGATCGGATTTTATATCCTATTGTTTCTAGCCTCGAATTTTGTTGTTCGGCAGCAAACCTTGCTGATGTGGAGCACAGCCTTTGATTTATGCCCTACACAGCAGGCGAAGCGGGTCATGCCGATCTTCGTGTTGTCGGCCATTGTGGGTGGCATTATTGCGGGTGTGATATCGAGCACGTTAGCGCCACTGCTAGGACCAGAACTACTTTATATGCTTGCAGTAGTTTTATTGTTGCTAGGCTTGCCTAATTTTTGGCGCTCGATTAAGCAATATTTGCTGCCGTTGACGTTTAATAAAAACGGTGATAGTGAAGTGAAGATGGCGGTCTCCTCCATGTATTACTTGAAGCAAACGCTTCGCTCGCCATTTTTGTTAACCGTTATTGGGATTATGACCTTAATGCCAGCGGTATACTTTCTGATCGAATATCAATATTTCACATCAGCACAGGAGGTATTTGCCTCTGAGGCAGAATTAACGTCCTTCTATGGATTAATGGTTATTATTTTATTCTGTGCGGCATTTTTCTTGCAGCTATTTGCGACGAGGCTAATGGACTGGCTGGGCGCGAGCAATACCATTTTTGCGATTACCATTATTTTTCTGGGCTGTTTTCTGTTCGTTAGTTTACTGGTAAGCAGTGAGATGGCTCTTGCTGTTGTTTCAGTTGGTTATAGTCTGATTTATTTGCTGCTCTATTATTTTGCTGAACCAAGCTATCAATTCTTTTTCAAAATGCTGCCGATTCAGCATCGTGATGGCTTTCGTTATACCGCTCAAGGTATTGCTGCTTCAGCGGGGATTTTGCTTGGATCGCTAGTATCCATGCTGCATTCAGAACTCGGCATTTCCTTGACATGGCAAGCTGTGATCGGAACCTGTTTAGCTGCAGCGTTAGTTCTGTTAGCTTGGGGTGCCCGTCACTTGTATATTAAGGAGCTCGTTCGTTTTCTGGAAGTCAGTACGGATGCCGCAAAGGATTTTTTAAGTGAATTTTTAGAAACGATGAAGCACGATCGGGTACGGCGTACTCTTGTGGAACAACTGAAGCATTCAGATGAGGCTGTACAGCGGTTTACGCTAGAGCTATTGTCGAGCCAGCTTGATCATGCCTTTAGCAAGGCATTATGGGATTATGTAAAGATGCATACAGGTGAGCGGCGAGCGCTTGGGATCGCTGCCATTCATCCTGATGGGTGGCGACAATTGCCCTCGGAAACGATGGAAGAGCTGCTGAAGGATCGTGATGAGCAAGTAAGAGCGATTGCTTACCGTCAGTTATTTGCAAGTAACAGGGGCGCCGCAGCGTCAAGCTTAGAGAAGTCAATTGAAGCAGCACGCACAGATGAAAGTATGCTCGTTCAAGCGGAAGCATGGAGGGTCATGGAGGAAAACACAGTATTGCTTGATGATTTGCGGAGAATGCTGGGAGAGGGTATGGGATCGGCGGTTCTTGCTTCTCAGATTATCGGGGAGCGCAAGATGCAGAGCTTGTATTTTGATGTCATGATGTGCCTGCTGTCTCAGACGACGATCGTTAAGCTTAATGCGGTAAGCGCGATGGGCAAAATGGGCGGTAGTGAGGTCGTTTCTAGCTTAATGGAGCTGCTCGTTGGCGCAGACAAGGAGCTTCGGCTTGCCATTGAGGAAGCGCTAATCGAGGGTGGAGCTGCCGGCATGCCTGAGCTGGTTCGGTTTATATCCTCTCCTAATGACGAGATTTGGCGTACGGCGGTTTCGGTAGCGAGTGCCATTGGCTCCGATCAAGAGATTAGGGAAATCGTCGTGCCGTCTTGTATACAGAGGCTTCAAGCGTTGTCCGCAAGTCATGCGGTAGTGGCACGAATTGAGGCGATGAACAAGCAAGAATGGACAAGCCTCGCAAAATCAAGGGTTGAAGAAATGACCGGGTATATACTGGATACGATATGGAACATTATGATTCGCTTTGGTGATGAGCGTTCGATTCCGCAGCTGCGACGTGCTGTGGAGGATCAGGATGAAGAGATCCGCGATCATGGACTGGAAATTCTGTCTGAGGGCTTGGGAAGCTCAAAGCTGGATTCGACCCTGCTTGCGTTTTATCGTGGGCGATCATTTGCAGAAGGGAAAAGTTCCCGAAAGCAAAGCATGGATAGCTTTGAGGGCGAGGTGACGGATCCATGGCTGCAAGCATTAGCTGTCAAATCAGGAGCGGTGGAAGGAGGAGCGCTGTTAATGAATAATTGGGAGTATTTAAGTGCTCTGGATAAGATCGTGTTCTTGAAGCAGGTTTCATTATTCCAAGACATCTCTATTGAAGAATTAGGAAGAATTGCAAGTATTGCACATGAAAAGACATATCATAATGGCGAATTTTTAATGAAGCAGGGCGAAGCGAGTCAAGCGATCGTCATTATTATTGAAGGCCATGTGGAAGTCAGCGGCAAGAATGATGACGGTACAGAAGGCACGATTGGGGTTTTAGGCTCTAAGCAAACGATTGGCGAAGCGGGACTCTTCGATGATCGTCCATCACTCGTATCGGCAGAGGTGCTGTTCGATCATGCAAGAGTACTAGAGATTGAAGGAGCCGAGGCGGCACGATTAGTGCGCTTGTATCCAGATATTGGAATAGGTTTACTGCGCTCTATCAGTCAGCGATTAAGGACACTCGAGCATATGCTGCTTAAGCTCGGATAG
- a CDS encoding DUF4255 domain-containing protein gives MADYSIVTDIGLSLVKVLREELVPELIAHADGVGLAHPGDKGDMNLSLYLYEIKENTDFRSSDLIDQGDKMRYPSIALDLSYLITAHSASDVLTRAIDEQRIMGKMMQVLHDHNILRGEDLVGSLAGTNGAYRIVKEEIPLETAISLFPNLPYKLSLSYKLGPVYLDSTRTKSVSRVRERHLKVEQS, from the coding sequence GTGGCAGACTATTCTATTGTTACTGATATCGGATTGTCTCTGGTTAAGGTGCTTCGAGAGGAACTGGTTCCTGAACTAATCGCTCATGCTGATGGGGTAGGGCTTGCTCACCCCGGTGACAAGGGTGATATGAATCTGAGCCTTTATTTATATGAAATTAAAGAGAATACAGATTTTAGAAGCAGTGATTTGATTGATCAAGGCGACAAGATGAGATATCCTTCCATCGCACTAGATCTATCCTATCTAATTACGGCACACTCTGCCTCTGATGTACTGACTCGTGCAATTGATGAGCAGAGAATCATGGGGAAGATGATGCAGGTGCTTCATGATCATAACATTCTTAGAGGAGAGGATTTGGTAGGGTCGCTGGCCGGTACGAATGGCGCTTACCGAATTGTGAAGGAAGAAATTCCGCTGGAAACAGCTATAAGCTTGTTTCCAAACCTCCCCTATAAGTTATCGCTTAGCTATAAGCTAGGTCCTGTTTATTTGGATTCAACGAGAACGAAGAGTGTCTCACGTGTTCGCGAACGTCATCTGAAGGTAGAACAAAGCTAG